The Fusobacterium polymorphum genome segment TAATTTAACAATATCTTTTGCTTCTCCTAAGATAATAACTGCTTTTGAATCATAATCCTCAGGTAAGTCTAAAATTTCCTCAAAGGCTTTTTTGTTATATGACATAACAATACAAGCACCATAGCCTAACTCATCAGCTATTAAAATGATATTTTGAGAGGCTATACCTACATCAAAGAAAAGTCTTGAATCAGGAGTTGTGATATCTTTTTTTGCAGAAATTAATATAAATCCTCTAGCTCTTTCTTCAAGTGTAGCTTTATCTTCATTTTTTAAAAGTCCTCCTAAAGAAACAGCAGAAAATAATTTTTGGCATTTTTCATCATCTATTGTATAAGAATATCTTAAAATTTGAGCATTTTTAGTTGAAGCAGAAAATCTTGCTCCTTCTAACATTTCTAAAATTTCTTCTTCTTTAATACTTTTTTCTGTAAATCTTCTGTGTGAACGAGTATGTTTAATATTATCAATTATCATTTTGAAAGCCTCCTATTTTATTTTTAAGATATATCTATAATGATATAAAGTTATCTAATTATATTAGAAATTTAATATTTTTACAAGAAAAAAAGGAGTTATTGCACTCCTTCCAGCTTTTGAGTTAAATTTTATTAAAGAGAATTTACTAAAGCATTAACTTTTGCTGCTAATCTAGCTTTCTTTCTAGAAGCAGTATTTTTCTTTAAAATTCCTTTACTTACAGCCTTATCAAATTCTTTGTATGCAACTGATAATGCTGCCTTTGCAGCTTCAACATCTTTCACTTCTAATGTAGCTAAAACTTTTTTAGCCATAGTTTTAACTCTTGTTTTAACTGCTTGATTTCTAACTCTATTTCTTTCTGCTACTAATATTCTCTTTTTAGCTGATTTTGAATTTGCCATTTAAAAAACCTCCAAATGTTATAATAAACATAATATAAATCAAAATAACATAATTAAATTAATATTCAATTAAGCTTCAAAGAGACACATATTTTACAATGGACCTTTTACATTATATCACTTTTTTTACTAAATTCAAGTAAAAGTTTATTTAGTAATAAAAAAGTCTGCTTTAAATTTATCTATATCATCATAGATTTTATCACTTAAATAATAATATCTTTCAGTATATTCATCAGCTTGCCCTTTGTTATGTACCTTAGAGATTTCTTTAAAAATAAGTTCCAAATTTTCCATAACTTCAGCTATAACATCGTCTTCTTTACCTTGTAGGTTTCTAGCCACAACATTTTCTTCAACTTTTAAATTGCTACTAACATCAATAAATTTAGTTTCTTGGATAAATCTATTGATATTGTTTATTGCATCTCTAACTTCTGGTTTCATTCTCTCACTCCTTAAATAATATTTTATGTTTCAATTATACTATAATTTTTTTATTTTAGGAAATCAATTGTAATTTAAAATAGAATAATCTATAATTAGTATAAAAATATTTAAAAATAAATGGAAGGAAAATATGAAAAAGATAGCAATATTTTTATTTGAAGGAGCAGAGCTATTTGAAATAGCAAGTTTTACAGATGTGTTTGGTTGGAATAATGTTGTTGGTTTAAAAGAGTTTAGAGATATAAAAGTGGAAACAATTTCATATAAAGAAAGTATAAAATGTACTTGGGGTGGAGAATTAAGAGCAGAAAAAATTATTACAGAAGATAATGTTGAAGACTTTTTTGACTATGATGTTTTAATTATTCCAGGTGGCTTTGGAAAGGCTAATTTTTTTAAAGATAAGAATAATAAAATTTTTAAAAAATTAATTAAATATTTTTTTGAAAATAATAAAATTATTGTAGCTATTTGTAGTGCAGTTATAAACTTATTGGAAAGTACGTATATAAGAGGTAAAAAAGTTACAACTTATTTGCTAGATAATAAAAGATATTTTAATCAATTAAAAAATTATAATGTTATCCCTATTGAAGAAGAAATAGTTGAAGATAATAATTTATTTACTTGTTCAGGACCAGGTAATGCCTTAGAATTATCTTTTAGACTTTTAGAAAAATTAACATCTAATGAAAATGTTAATATTATTAAGGATAATATGTTTTTAAAATAAAAATATTTTCTTTTTATAAAATATATGGTATCCTAAACATATAAACTTGAAAGAGGTGGTAGAATGAAAATAGGAGAAAATAAAGTTGTAACATTGGAATATAAGGTATATGATGCTGATACAAAAGAATTATTAGAAGATACTACAGAACTAGGACCATATTTCTATATTCAAGGTATGGGACAATTTCTACCTAAGATAGAAGCAGCATTAGATGGAAAATCAAAAGGACATAAATTAAAAATTGAGATCCCTATGGATGAAGCTTATGGGGATTATGATGAAGAATTAGTTGAAGAATTAACAAAAGCAGACTTTGCAGATTTTGATGATATCTATGAAGGAATGGAATTTGTTGTTGAACTAGAAGATGGAACAGAAATGATAGCTGTTATCACTGAAATAGATGGAGATAAAGTTTATACAGATTCAAATCATCCATTCTCTGGAAGAAATCTATTATTTGAAGTAGAAGTTGCAGATGTAAGAGAAGCAACTGATGAAGAATTAGATCATGGACATGTACATTTTCATGGATTTGAAGATGAGGAAGAATAATTTTAATTAAGTATCTTTTATGAAAGGAGCTAGGTTATGAAAATAGCATTAGGAGCAGATCATGCAGGTTTTGAGTTAAAAGAAAAAATAAAGGAATATCTATTAAAAAAAGGTGGAATAGAAGTTATAGACAAAGGAACTAACAATAAGGAAAGTGTAGATTATCCAAAATATGGACATGCAGTAGCAAATGCAGTTGTTAGTAAAGAAGTAGATTTTGGAATTTTAGTTTGTACAACTGGTGTAGGGATTTCTATTGCTGCAAATAAAATTAAAGGAGTAAGAGCTGCACTTTGCACTGATACAACTACTGCAAAATTAACAAGAGAACACAATGATGCAAATATCCTAGCATTAGGTTCAGGAATTGTTGGACAATTTGTTGCATTAGATATAGTTGATACATTCTTATCAACTTCTTTTGAAGGTGGAAGACATCAAAAAAGAGTGGATCAAATAGAAGTGGAAGGTTGTAATTTATTTTAAGTAGGTGATAATATGGCAACATTATTTACAAAAATTATTAATAAAGAAATTCCAGCAAATATAGTATATGAAGATGATGATGTAATAGCTTTTAAAGATATTGCACCAGTAGCACCAGTTCATGTACTTGTTGTGCCAAAAAAGGAAATTCCTACAATCAATGATATTACTGATGAAGATGCTTTGTTAATAGGAAAGGTATATAGAGTAATAGGTAAATTAGCTAAGGAATTTGGAATAGACAAAGATGGTTACAGAGTTGTATCAAATTGTAATGAGCATGGAGGACAAACAGTATTCCATATTCATTTTCATTTGATAGGTGGAGAAAAATTAGGAACTATGGTCTAGGAGAAAGAATGAAAAAAATATTTATACTAATGATAATGGTTTTAGGCTTAGTGGCATGTGGAGAAAAGTTTCCATATACAAGTCAAAGTAAGAAAGAAAAAATGATAAAAGAGTTACAAGTAGCTATTGAAAAAGCTGAAAAAACTAAAGATGATAAAGATGTACAAGTAGTTATGGAAAAAATGGGTGAAATAATAAAGATAGCAACTGAATTAGAAAAAAGAAGTTCAGAGGGAGATGAAAAAGCAAAAGAAGAATTAGACAAGTGGGATAAAATTTTAAAAGAAATAAAACCACAAGTGTAATTTGTAGAAAAAAGTGTAGTTATTGTATTAACTACACTTTTTTATATTCTAACATAATCTAACTTGCTAACAGTGTTAGAATATGTTAGAATATGTTAGAATAAATAAATATTGGTGATGTTATGGAATTAAAAGAAAATATAAACATTGAATTTAAAAAGGAGTTTACAGCAGAATTAAAAAAAGAAGTAGTTGCTTTTGCAAATACAAATGAAGGAACTATCTATATTGGAATTGATGATTTTGGAAATATTATAGGTATCAAAAATGTTGATGAAGTACTTAATCAAGTTGTATTATCTATAAGAAATTCTATTAAACCTGATATAACCATGTATTGTAATTCAAAAATAGAAAGAATTGAAAATAAAGATGTTATAATTATTCAGGTGCAAAGAGGAGCATTAAGACCATACTATATAGCAGAAAAAGGATTAAAATCCTCTGGTGTATATGTAAGACAAGGGAGTTCATCTGTTCCAGCTAGTGAAGAAAATATTAGACAAATGATAAAAGAAACAGATGGAGATAGCTATGAAAAACTTCGTTCATTAAATCAAGATTTAACTTTTGATTATACTAAGAAAATTTTTGAGGAAAATGCTTTATCATTTGGTTTAAGTCAAAAAAAAACTTTGGGTTTGATAGGCGAAGATTATTTATACACTAATCTTGCTTTACTTTTATCAGATCAGTGTAATCACACTTTAAAAGTAGCAGTATTTGAGGGAATAGAAAAAAATATATTTAAAGATAGAAAAGAATTTAAAGGTTCATTACTAAAACAGGTAACAGAAGCTTATGAGTTTATTAATCTTTTGAATAAGACAGAGGCAACTTTTGAAGGTTTAACTAGAAAAGATGAAAGAGATTATCCAACAGAAACTATAAGAGAAGCTTTATTAAATGCAGTAGTTCATAGAGAGTATTCATTTAGTGGAAGCACCCTTATAAATATTTATGAAGATAGAATAGAGTTTATTTCATTAGGTGGGATAATTTCTGGTTTATCATTAGATTCTATTATGTTGGGAGTATCACAATCAAGAAATGAGAAATTAGCTAATATATTTTATAGGTTGCATTTTATTGAAGCCTATGGAACTGGAATAAAAAAGATGTTTACTAGCTATGAAAAAATAGGCTTAAAACCTACAATAAAAACAGAGGTAGGAGCATTTCAAGTTGTTCTTCCTAATATACATTATAAGAAAATAGAAGAAAAATTATTAGGAGATGGTTTTCTCAATAAAAATATTGAAAAAAATACTACTAAAATAAAACCTTTATATATGGATATTTTAAGTTTTATTACTAATAAAAATGGAGCAACAAGAAAAGAGATAGAAGAATATATAAATTTAAGTCAAACTAGGGTTATAACTCTTTTAAAGGAAATGTTGGAATTAAATTTAATAAGAAAAGAAAAGGATAAGATAGATAGGAGAACTTATAAATATTATAGGAAATAAGGAAGGTAAAAATGTATTATCATATAGTGAAAAAAGATGGTTTAAAATATAAAGACTTAGATATAAAAGAAGTTGATAAAATAATAAAGAAAGAAAAACTTAATTTTAATAATAGTCGTATCTATTCAAGTATTGAAGACTTAGAGCATACATTTAAAATATTTGAAGATAAAGAAGGTAAAAATTTACCACAAACATTAGATAGAAATGAAATAAGAATAAGTAATATTCTTTCTTGTAATCAAAAAAAGAAATACTTAAAAAATTGTAGTTATGATTTTTTCTTAAAAATTTTTAATTCAAGTTTTAAACCAAGAGGAAAAGTATTTTTAAATAAAACTTATATTATTTGGATAATGCTTCTTAGTACATTCTTAAATAGATATTTGTTTTATATTTTATATAAAAATTATTATTCATTTACAAGTTTTAAATTATTATTTGGTTTCAATGTAAAACCTCTATGGTATATAACTTTAATATATATTTTAGTACCTTTAAGTTTGATTTTGTTTGTATGGTACAGAGATAAATATTTTAAGAAAAATTATTTAATTATTTTTATTATTTTAATGATTATCATAAATGAAATAATAGCCTATACAATAGGAGATATTATTGAGGATATTACTAAAAATTTTGGAGGTTTAATTGCAATAATAGTTGGATTAATTTTTACACAATTATTTTATAATTTTTTTAGAAGATTATCATATAATAAATATAAAGATTTTTAATAGGGGGAAAGAGAATGTATTATCATTTAATAATGGAAGATGGATTGAAATATAAAGATTTAAGTATAGAAGAGCTTGAAAAAATAATTAATGAAGAAGAAGTTAGCTATAATAACTCTCGTGTTTATTCTAGTGAAAAAAAATTAAATCAAATTTTTGAAATGTATAAAGATGATTTAAATGAACAACAAAATGATGTAAATTTAGAAAATATTAAAATAGAGAAGTTAATTTCGATAGCTGAAAGAAAAAATGACTTGCAAAATAGTAGTTATAAATTTTTTCTAGATATAAAAAATCCAAGAGGAAAAATAAATTTAATGAATTTCTTAAATAAAACTTTTATCATTTGGCTAATAATAATAATTAGTGTAGTTAAATGGGTACTATTTAATAATTATTTTCTTACAGGAGAAATGGAATTTAGACGGTTTGAGTTGACTGAGAAACTTTTAGATAGAGGACTTGTATTAATAGTTATAATAGTTTTTCTGAAAGATAAGTATTTTAAGAAAGAATACTTTGTTATCTGTATTATAGCAAATATAGTAACTAATATTCTAATCTATATTTCAGAAAAATTAGTAGCAAACATTATGCTTTATATTTCAGCAAAATCAGCTACTGCATTAATAGTATTTTTACTTATACCTATAATAAAAATTGTTATAATGCAACTTGTATATAACTATGTTAGAGAAAAATCATATAGGGAATATAAAGATTTAAATACTATTAATATTAGTATAAATAGAAAATTAAAATTATTTTAAAAATTTTTTTGTACAGTTTTTGATGTTAGAAAACTGTACTTTTTTTATTAGAAAAATAATTTATTAAATATATGTTAAAAAGTTTTTTAATTATATTTTTAGATATAACTATGAAATTACAACATAAAAAATTCCTTACTAAAAAACTAAATAATAAAAATTAAAATAAATTTTATATGTTCTATAAAAAAACAAATAAAACATATTTATAAAATATATTACGAATATTTTAAAAAATAATTTGACAATATATTTTTTTTGAATATAATGAAAGTAAGAGGTAAGGGTATGAGATTTTGTTGTGCCCAGATAAATTAAAAAAATTAAATAAAATAATAAAAAATAGAGGTGCATATATGTAGGTAGTGTGAAGATGTTAAGGTATAAGCCACCAATGTTTCATCACGAAGGGCATAGTTGCCGAAAGAAAATTAATTGCTTATGACTAATTTTCTTGGTCAATGTCAACAAGCATTGACTGTCATATTCGTTGAATATGGAGAGCTATTTATAGTTTTTCTTTAATTCATAATGAATAAGACTGGGCAACTGAATGTATATACCTCTATTTTTTATTAAGGTTGATAGAAAAATTGAAGGAGGAGGATTGGTATGAAATCTTTAATTAGAATGAGAATGAGTTCTCATGATGCTCATTATGGAGGAAATTTAGTTGATGGTGCTAGAATGCTACAATTATTTGGAGATGTGGCAACTGAGCTTTTAATCCAATTAGACGGAGATGAAGGATTATTTAAAGCTTATGACAGTGTAGAATTTATGGCACCAGTTTTTGCAGGTGACTTTATTGAAGCTGAAGGTGAAATTGTAAATGTAGGAAATAGTTCAAGAAAAATGGTATTTGAAGCAAGAAAGGTAATAGTACCAAGACCAGATATTTCAGATTCAGCAGCAGATGTGTTAGCAGAACCAATAGTTGTATGTAGAGCAACTGGAACTTGTGTAACACCAAAAGATAAACAAAGAGGAAAAAAATAAAATTGAGTTAAGGAGGTAAGTGATGGAAAAATTAATAATAACTGCTGCTATCTGTGGAGCAGAAGTAACAAAAGAACATAATCCTGCTGTTCCTTATACTGTTGAAGAAATTGCAAGAGAAGCAGAGTCAGCATATAAAGCAGGAGCTAGTATAATCCATTTACATGTAAGAGAAGATGATGGAACTCCAACTCAAGATAAAGAAAGATTTAGAAAATGTATTGAAGCAATAAGAGAAAAATGTCCAGATGTAATAATTCAACCATCTACTGGTGGAGCAGTTGGAATGACTGATTTAGAAAGATTACAACCTACTGAGTTACATCCAGAAATGGCAACTCTTGATTGTGGAACTTGTAACTTTGGTGGAGATGAAGTTTTTGTAAACACTGAAAATACAATTAAAAATTTTGGGAAAATTCTTATAGAAAGGGGAGTTAAACCAGAAATAGAAGTTTTTGATAAAGGTATGATTGACTATGCTATAAGATATCAAAAACAAGGATTTATTCAAAAACCTATGCACTTTGATTTTGTATTAGGTGTACAAATGTCAGCTTCTGCAAGAGATTTAGTATTTATGTCAGAAAGTATTCCAGAAGGTTCAACTTGGACAGTTGCAGGAGTAGGAAGACATCAATTCCAAATGGCAGCCCTAGCAATAGTTATGGGAGGGCATGTAAGAGTTGGTTTTGAAGACAATGTATACATAGACAGAGGTGTCTTAGCAAAATCAAATGGAGAATTAGTTGAAAGAGTTGTAAGGTTAGCAAAAGAGCTAGGAAGAGAAATTGCAACTCCTGATGAAGCAAGACAAATATTAAGTTTAAAAAAATAAATTGGAGGATGGTAGATATGAAAAAAGGTTGTAAATATGGAACACATAGAGTTATAGAACCAGCTGGAGTTTTACCACAACCAGCAAAAAAAATATCAAATGATATGGAAATATTTTCAAATGAAATTTTAATAGATGTTATAGCACTTAATATAGATTCAGCTTCTTTCACTCAAATAGAAGAAGAAGCTGGACATGATGTAGAAAAAATAAAAGCTAAAATTAAAGAAATAGTTGCAGAAAAAGGTAAAATGCAAAATCCTGTAACTGGTTCTGGTGGAATGTTAATAGGAACAGTTGAAAAAATTGGAGATGACTTAGTTGGAAAAACTGATTTAAAAGTTGGAGATAAAATAGCAACTCTTGTTTCTCTTTCATTAACTCCATTAAGAATAGATGAAATAAAAGATATTAAACCTGAAATAGACAGAGTTGAAATAAAAGGTAAAGCAGTTCTATTTGAAAGTGGAATCTATGCAGTTCTACCAAAAGATATGTCAGAAACTCTTGCATTGGCAGCTCTTGATGTAGCAGGAGCACCTGCACAAGTTGCAAAACTTGTTAAACCTTGTCAATCAGTTGCAATTTTAGGTTCAGCAGGAAAATCTGGAATGCTTTGTGCTTATGAAGCTGTTAAAAGAGTAGGACCTACTGGAAGAGTCATAGGTGTTGTAAGAAATGAAAAAGAAAAAGCTTTACTTGAAAGAGTAAGTGACAAAGTAAGAGTTGTTATAGCTGATGCAACAAAACCTATGGATGTTTTACATGCAGTTCTTGAAGCTAATGATGGTAAAGAAGTAGATGTTGCTATAAACTGTGTAAATGTTGCTAATACTGAAATGTCTACAATACTTCCTGTAAAAGATTTTGGTATAGCTTATTTCTTCTCAATGGCAACTTCATTCACAAAAGCTGCATTAGGAGCAGAAGGAGTAGGAAAAGATATAACTATGATAGTTGGAAATGGTTATACAGTTGACCATGCTGACATAACTTTACAAGAATTAAGAGAAAGTGCAGCATTAAGAGAAATATTTAATGAATTATATTTATAAAAATAAATTGAATTAATAAATGTAATAAAAAATAATTCATTGCTAGCTAAATTTTTTAACGGATAAAAATTAAGAATTCGCTGCAAATTCAGCAAACTTGCTGACAAGTCAGCTTCAAACACGCTGAGATTTGCTCGGCTCATTCTGTTTAATTTTTATCCTAAAATTTAGAATGCAAGTTCACTTATTTTTTATTGACATTGATTAAGTAGGATTATTCAAATTATTTTCATTAAAGTATTATGGTATGGTAGTAGAAATTTAAACATAATTAAGTAAATATATTATAAGGTTGTAAGGAGATGATATTATGAATACAGTTAATACTAGAAAGAAATTTTTCCCTAATGTAACAGATGAGGAATGGAATGATTGGACATGGCAAGTAAAAAATAGAATAGAAAAAATTGATGACTTAAAGAAATATGTTGAATTAAGTGCAGAAGAAGAAGAAGGAGTTGTAAGAACTCTTGAAACTTTAAGAATGGCAATCACTCCATATTATTTCTCTTTAATAGATATGAACAGTGACAGATGTCCAATAAGAAAACAAGCTATTCCTACTATACAAGAAATACATCAATCTGATGCTGACTTGTTAGACCCTCTACATGAAGATGAAGACTCTCCAGTACCAGGACTAACTCACAGATATCCTGACAGAGTTTTACTTCTAATAACAGATATGTGCTCTATGTATTGTAGACACTGTACTCGTAGAAGATTTGCTGGTTCTAGTGATGATGCTATGCCTATGGATAGAATTGATAAAGCAATAGAATATATTGCAAAAACTCCACAAGTAAGAGATGTATTGTTATCAGGAGGAGATGCACTTCTAGTTTCTGATAAAAAATTAGAAAGTATAATCCAAAAATTAAGAGCAATACCTCATGTTGAAATAATAAGAATAGGAAGTAGAACACCAGTTGTTTTACCTCAAAGAATTACTCCTGAATTATGTAATATGTTAAAGAAATATCACCCAATTTGGTTAAATACTCACTTTAACCATCCTCAAGAAGTAACTCCAGAAGCTAAAAAAGCTTGTGAAATGTTAGCAGATGCAGGAGTTCCATTAGGAAACCAAACTGTATTATTAAGAGGAATAAATGACAGTGTACCTGTAATGAAAAGATTAGTACATGACTTAGTAATGATGAGAGTAAGACCTTATTATATCTATCAATGTGACTTATCTATGGGACTTGAACACTTTAGAACTCCAGTTTCTAAAGGTATAGAAATTATTGAAGGATTAAGAGGACATACATCTGGATATGCAGTACCAACATTTGTTGTTGATGCACCTGGTGGAGGAGGAAAAACTCCAGTAATGCCTCAATATGTAATTTCTCAATCTCCTCATAGAGTAGTTTTAAGAAACTTTGAAGGAGTTATAACAACTTATACAGAACCAGAAAATTATACACATGAACCTTGTTATGATGAAGAAAAATTTGAAAAAATGTATGAAATAAGTGGAGTTTATATGCTAGATGAAGGATTAAAAATGTCACTAGAACCTAGCCACTTAGCAAGACATGAAAGAAATAAAAAGAGAGCAGAAGCTGAAGGGAAAAAATAAAAAATGTTAGATACATATAAGTTTATTGAGAAATATAAAAGAATATCTATAATAGGTATGGAAAAGAATGTAGGTAAGACTACTCTTTTAAATAAACTTATAGCTGACATTGGTAAAACCAAAAAATTAGGACTAACTTCCATAGGTAGAGATGGTGAAGATATAGATGTTGTAACTAATACAGATAAACCTAGAATATATGTGAGAAAAGGCAGTATTATAGCAACAGGGAGAGATTGTTTAAGTAAATGTGATATTACAAAAGAAATTTTGTATGTTACAAACTTCACCACTCCTATGGGAAGTATAGTTTTAGTCAGAGCTTTATCAGATGGCTATGTGGATATTGCAGGACCATCTTATAATAAGCAAGTAAAAATTATAGTGGAACTTATGGAAAAATTTGGTAGTGAAATTTCTATTGTAGATGGAGCATTAGGTAGAAAAAGTACTGCTATAAGTGATGTAAGTGAAGCAACAATTTTATCAACAGGAGCAGCCTTATCTTTGGATATGTTAAAAGTTGTAGAAGAAACTAAGAAAACTGTCTATTTTTTAAGATTAGAAGAAATAGATAGTGAGATAAAAGAAAAAATAAAA includes the following:
- a CDS encoding nitroreductase family protein, which translates into the protein MIIDNIKHTRSHRRFTEKSIKEEEILEMLEGARFSASTKNAQILRYSYTIDDEKCQKLFSAVSLGGLLKNEDKATLEERARGFILISAKKDITTPDSRLFFDVGIASQNIILIADELGYGACIVMSYNKKAFEEILDLPEDYDSKAVIILGEAKDIVKLVDSKDEEDTKYFIENGIHHVPKLKLGDLILAKK
- the rpsT gene encoding 30S ribosomal protein S20 — translated: MANSKSAKKRILVAERNRVRNQAVKTRVKTMAKKVLATLEVKDVEAAKAALSVAYKEFDKAVSKGILKKNTASRKKARLAAKVNALVNSL
- a CDS encoding DJ-1/PfpI family protein, producing MKKIAIFLFEGAELFEIASFTDVFGWNNVVGLKEFRDIKVETISYKESIKCTWGGELRAEKIITEDNVEDFFDYDVLIIPGGFGKANFFKDKNNKIFKKLIKYFFENNKIIVAICSAVINLLESTYIRGKKVTTYLLDNKRYFNQLKNYNVIPIEEEIVEDNNLFTCSGPGNALELSFRLLEKLTSNENVNIIKDNMFLK
- a CDS encoding FKBP-type peptidyl-prolyl cis-trans isomerase: MKIGENKVVTLEYKVYDADTKELLEDTTELGPYFYIQGMGQFLPKIEAALDGKSKGHKLKIEIPMDEAYGDYDEELVEELTKADFADFDDIYEGMEFVVELEDGTEMIAVITEIDGDKVYTDSNHPFSGRNLLFEVEVADVREATDEELDHGHVHFHGFEDEEE
- the rpiB gene encoding ribose 5-phosphate isomerase B — translated: MKIALGADHAGFELKEKIKEYLLKKGGIEVIDKGTNNKESVDYPKYGHAVANAVVSKEVDFGILVCTTGVGISIAANKIKGVRAALCTDTTTAKLTREHNDANILALGSGIVGQFVALDIVDTFLSTSFEGGRHQKRVDQIEVEGCNLF
- a CDS encoding histidine triad nucleotide-binding protein; protein product: MATLFTKIINKEIPANIVYEDDDVIAFKDIAPVAPVHVLVVPKKEIPTINDITDEDALLIGKVYRVIGKLAKEFGIDKDGYRVVSNCNEHGGQTVFHIHFHLIGGEKLGTMV
- a CDS encoding RNA-binding domain-containing protein: MELKENINIEFKKEFTAELKKEVVAFANTNEGTIYIGIDDFGNIIGIKNVDEVLNQVVLSIRNSIKPDITMYCNSKIERIENKDVIIIQVQRGALRPYYIAEKGLKSSGVYVRQGSSSVPASEENIRQMIKETDGDSYEKLRSLNQDLTFDYTKKIFEENALSFGLSQKKTLGLIGEDYLYTNLALLLSDQCNHTLKVAVFEGIEKNIFKDRKEFKGSLLKQVTEAYEFINLLNKTEATFEGLTRKDERDYPTETIREALLNAVVHREYSFSGSTLINIYEDRIEFISLGGIISGLSLDSIMLGVSQSRNEKLANIFYRLHFIEAYGTGIKKMFTSYEKIGLKPTIKTEVGAFQVVLPNIHYKKIEEKLLGDGFLNKNIEKNTTKIKPLYMDILSFITNKNGATRKEIEEYINLSQTRVITLLKEMLELNLIRKEKDKIDRRTYKYYRK
- the kal gene encoding 3-aminobutyryl-CoA ammonia lyase, translating into MKSLIRMRMSSHDAHYGGNLVDGARMLQLFGDVATELLIQLDGDEGLFKAYDSVEFMAPVFAGDFIEAEGEIVNVGNSSRKMVFEARKVIVPRPDISDSAADVLAEPIVVCRATGTCVTPKDKQRGKK
- the kce gene encoding 3-keto-5-aminohexanoate cleavage protein, whose translation is MMEKLIITAAICGAEVTKEHNPAVPYTVEEIAREAESAYKAGASIIHLHVREDDGTPTQDKERFRKCIEAIREKCPDVIIQPSTGGAVGMTDLERLQPTELHPEMATLDCGTCNFGGDEVFVNTENTIKNFGKILIERGVKPEIEVFDKGMIDYAIRYQKQGFIQKPMHFDFVLGVQMSASARDLVFMSESIPEGSTWTVAGVGRHQFQMAALAIVMGGHVRVGFEDNVYIDRGVLAKSNGELVERVVRLAKELGREIATPDEARQILSLKK
- the kdd gene encoding L-erythro-3,5-diaminohexanoate dehydrogenase — translated: MKKGCKYGTHRVIEPAGVLPQPAKKISNDMEIFSNEILIDVIALNIDSASFTQIEEEAGHDVEKIKAKIKEIVAEKGKMQNPVTGSGGMLIGTVEKIGDDLVGKTDLKVGDKIATLVSLSLTPLRIDEIKDIKPEIDRVEIKGKAVLFESGIYAVLPKDMSETLALAALDVAGAPAQVAKLVKPCQSVAILGSAGKSGMLCAYEAVKRVGPTGRVIGVVRNEKEKALLERVSDKVRVVIADATKPMDVLHAVLEANDGKEVDVAINCVNVANTEMSTILPVKDFGIAYFFSMATSFTKAALGAEGVGKDITMIVGNGYTVDHADITLQELRESAALREIFNELYL
- the kamA gene encoding L-lysine 2,3-aminomutase, with protein sequence MNTVNTRKKFFPNVTDEEWNDWTWQVKNRIEKIDDLKKYVELSAEEEEGVVRTLETLRMAITPYYFSLIDMNSDRCPIRKQAIPTIQEIHQSDADLLDPLHEDEDSPVPGLTHRYPDRVLLLITDMCSMYCRHCTRRRFAGSSDDAMPMDRIDKAIEYIAKTPQVRDVLLSGGDALLVSDKKLESIIQKLRAIPHVEIIRIGSRTPVVLPQRITPELCNMLKKYHPIWLNTHFNHPQEVTPEAKKACEMLADAGVPLGNQTVLLRGINDSVPVMKRLVHDLVMMRVRPYYIYQCDLSMGLEHFRTPVSKGIEIIEGLRGHTSGYAVPTFVVDAPGGGGKTPVMPQYVISQSPHRVVLRNFEGVITTYTEPENYTHEPCYDEEKFEKMYEISGVYMLDEGLKMSLEPSHLARHERNKKRAEAEGKK